From Lolium perenne isolate Kyuss_39 chromosome 5, Kyuss_2.0, whole genome shotgun sequence, a single genomic window includes:
- the LOC127300190 gene encoding uncharacterized protein has product MSRQWMYGDRCHPEFITGMHYFLNVAEANRQSNGFMYCPCSSCKNMKDYSTSKTLHVHLLENGFMPSYNCWTKHGERGVILEDNEEEEDSDNYPSLFTEDGGSRMGEDEAEEELIFDEPIFDDPDDDLGRAILDAKMNCGNEKERLKLEKMLEDHNKLLYPNCENGQKKLGTTLELLQWKAENGTSDKGFEKLLKIIKKMLPGENVLPSSTYEAKKVVCPLGLEVQKIHACINDCILYRGEYENLNACPVCSALRYKIRRDDPGDVEGESTPRKRVPAKVMWYAPIIPRLKRLFQNKEHAKLLRWHKEDRKKDVMLRHPADGSQWRKIDREFKSFSDDARNLRFGLSTDGFNPFGEQSSSHSTWPVTLCIYNLPPWLCMKRKFIMMPVLIQGPKQPGNDIDVYLRPLVEELLELWRDEGYEIYGNSF; this is encoded by the coding sequence atgagtcgacaatggatgtacggtgaccggtgccatcccgagttcattactggcatgcattattttctcaacgtggctgaggcaaacaggcagtcgaatggtttcatgtattgtccatgtagttcctgtaagaatatgaaggattactctacctcgaagacccttcacgtccacctgctggagaatggtttcatgcccagctataattgttggaccaagcacggagaaagaggagttatattggaagacaacgaagaagaagaggatagtgacaactatcccagcttattcactgaagacggtggtagtagaatgggggaagatgaagctgaagaagagctcattttcgatgagccgatttttgatgacccggatgacgatttgggtcgggccattcttgatgcgaagatgaactgcggaaatgaaaaggagaggttgaagttggagaaaatgttagaggatcacaacaaactgttgtacccaaattgcgaaaatggtcagaaaaagctgggtaccacgctggaattgctgcagtggaaggcagagaatggtacttctgacaagggatttgaaaagttgctgaaaataataaagaagatgcttccaggggagaacgtgttgccctctagcacgtacgaagcaaagaaggttgtctgccctctaggattagaggtgcaaaagatacatgcatgcatcaatgactgcatcctctaccgcggggagtacgagaatttgaatgcatgcccggtatgtagtgcattgaggtataagatcaggcgagatgaccccggcgatgttgagggtgagtccacccccaggaagagggttcctgcgaaggtgatgtggtatgctcctataataccacggttgaaacgtttgttccagaacaaagagcatgccaagttgttgcgatggcacaaagaggaccgtaagaaagatgtgatgctgagacaccccgctgacgggtcgcagtggagaaaaatcgacagagagttcaagtcattttcagatgacgcaaggaacttaagatttggtctaagtacagatggctttaatcctttcggggagcagagctccagtcatagcacctggccagtgactctatgtatctataaccttcctccttggttgtgcatgaagcggaagttcattatgatgccagtgctcatccagggcccgaagcaacccggcaacgacattgatgtgtacctgaggccattggttgaagaacttttagagttgtggcgtgacgaag